A region from the Arthrobacter gengyunqii genome encodes:
- a CDS encoding fatty acid desaturase family protein, which produces MSTTAQPAKRAASKTRTNSVVSAYSGLLKAVRDEGLLKRRRSFYITTFIFLCAGLVAAGTGFFLIGESWFQLLIAAALGVLFTQLAFIAHEAAHRQVFESGPANDRAGRFVANAVVGISYQWWMNKHSRHHANPNTVGKDPDIDMDTISFLPEQAARQKGFMAWFARRQGWLFFPLLMLEGINLHATSIKHLLANKQIKGRIGELTMVFLRLGLYVGAVFFFLPVGMAFAFLGVQLAVFGVYMGASFAPNHKGMPILPKDSKVDFLSRQVLTSRNIKGKGMNTLMGGLNYQIEHHLFPNMPRPHLARASEIVKAYCAEHKIPYTETSLTQSYGIVVRYLNTVGLSARDPFDCPMTSQFRR; this is translated from the coding sequence ATGAGCACAACTGCACAACCAGCCAAAAGAGCAGCATCGAAGACTCGCACCAATTCCGTCGTCAGCGCCTACTCAGGTCTGCTGAAAGCCGTTCGTGATGAAGGGCTGCTGAAGCGCCGCCGTTCTTTCTACATCACGACGTTCATTTTTCTCTGCGCCGGGCTAGTGGCCGCAGGCACGGGGTTCTTCCTGATCGGTGAAAGCTGGTTCCAGCTGCTGATCGCTGCCGCGCTGGGCGTGCTGTTTACGCAGTTGGCATTCATCGCCCATGAGGCGGCCCACAGGCAGGTTTTTGAGTCCGGTCCCGCGAATGACCGTGCCGGACGCTTCGTTGCCAACGCCGTCGTCGGTATCAGTTACCAGTGGTGGATGAACAAGCACAGCCGGCACCACGCCAACCCCAACACGGTGGGCAAGGATCCGGACATTGACATGGATACCATTTCCTTCCTTCCCGAGCAGGCAGCGCGCCAAAAGGGCTTCATGGCCTGGTTTGCCCGCCGCCAGGGTTGGCTCTTCTTCCCGCTGCTGATGCTTGAGGGCATCAACCTGCACGCCACGTCCATCAAGCACCTGTTGGCCAACAAGCAGATCAAGGGGCGCATCGGCGAACTGACCATGGTGTTCCTCCGCCTGGGACTCTACGTCGGAGCGGTGTTCTTCTTCCTCCCGGTCGGCATGGCATTTGCCTTCCTCGGCGTTCAGCTGGCTGTGTTCGGCGTGTACATGGGTGCTTCCTTCGCACCCAACCACAAGGGGATGCCGATCCTGCCCAAGGACTCCAAGGTGGACTTCCTGTCGCGCCAGGTCCTCACGTCCCGCAACATCAAGGGCAAGGGCATGAACACCCTGATGGGCGGCCTCAATTACCAGATTGAGCACCACCTCTTCCCGAATATGCCCCGTCCGCACCTGGCCCGTGCCTCGGAGATCGTCAAGGCGTACTGCGCCGAGCACAAGATTCCGTACACCGAAACGTCCCTGACGCAGTCCTACGGGATTGTGGTGCGGTACCTGAACACGGTGGGCCTGTCCGCGCGGGATCCGTTCGACTGCCCCATGACCTCGCAGTTCCGGCGCTGA
- a CDS encoding lysoplasmalogenase — protein sequence MTNAPTLDSTAAPSRSRWWGFAPFAVLSVIHVGARLAGADDIAEPTKLTLMPLLAVGALWAGRRNRRGTAPSSGSTADQVSGPVLPSALLLAALLFSWLGDGAGTFFPSAPELPVMLASFGIAHLCYIWLLARYAAHRPFPRWALVFPLWWVLMLVVLWPSLGGLTFAVAAYGIVLAGTAATAARCNPMVAAGGVLFLSSDTILSLRIFMPEAMPHWTSALVMLTYCAGQGLIVAGVFRSGPGVGAGRLQ from the coding sequence TTGACCAACGCCCCTACGCTTGACTCCACCGCCGCTCCGTCCCGCTCCCGGTGGTGGGGCTTTGCGCCGTTTGCCGTGCTCTCCGTTATCCATGTCGGTGCCCGTCTCGCCGGTGCGGACGACATTGCGGAACCCACCAAGCTCACGCTGATGCCGCTTCTCGCCGTGGGCGCACTGTGGGCCGGCCGCAGGAACCGCCGCGGGACCGCCCCGAGCTCCGGAAGCACTGCCGACCAGGTATCCGGTCCGGTTCTTCCATCCGCACTGCTGTTGGCCGCCCTGCTCTTTTCCTGGCTGGGCGACGGCGCCGGAACCTTCTTTCCGTCCGCACCGGAGCTGCCCGTGATGCTTGCTTCCTTTGGCATCGCGCACCTTTGTTATATCTGGCTTCTGGCGCGCTACGCGGCGCACCGGCCGTTTCCCCGCTGGGCGCTGGTCTTTCCGCTGTGGTGGGTGCTCATGCTGGTGGTGCTGTGGCCCTCGCTGGGCGGACTAACGTTCGCCGTGGCGGCCTACGGCATTGTGCTGGCCGGTACTGCTGCCACGGCCGCGCGGTGCAACCCGATGGTGGCAGCAGGCGGGGTACTGTTCCTGTCTTCCGACACCATACTCTCGCTCCGCATCTTCATGCCGGAGGCAATGCCCCACTGGACCAGCGCCCTGGTGATGCTGACTTACTGTGCCGGACAGGGCCTTATTGTTGCCGGTGTTTTCCGCAGCGGCCCCGGCGTCGGGGCAGGTCGGCTTCAGTAA
- a CDS encoding NUDIX domain-containing protein, giving the protein MIIEQPAPNEPRRPQGPRNPGDAWVIAPDGQRYWGRFGAAGLLVVDPHRGILLQHRASWSHHGDTWGLPGGALHENETAAAAALREAAEEAGVPAASVRPRLMSVLDLGVWSYSTLTADVTVPFEPVISDQESRELAWVPVEGVESLPLHPAFATSWPRLRALLPVRPVVVVDAANVMGSVPDGWWKDRAGAAGRLLEAVSALAVRGIPAGVLGLPEDAWFPDYVVVVEGNARGVVAPDVPTPTDVQTPAVPASVKLVRAEGAGDDAIVACARRLVDEGRRVTVATCDRGLADRCGSAGAGIIGAGQLRNVLAY; this is encoded by the coding sequence ATGATCATTGAGCAGCCCGCACCCAACGAGCCGCGCCGTCCGCAGGGACCCCGGAATCCCGGCGACGCCTGGGTCATCGCACCTGACGGACAGCGCTACTGGGGCCGGTTCGGTGCGGCGGGGCTGCTCGTGGTCGACCCGCACCGCGGGATCCTGCTGCAGCACCGCGCCTCGTGGAGCCATCACGGGGACACCTGGGGTTTGCCCGGGGGAGCGCTGCATGAAAACGAAACGGCGGCGGCAGCCGCACTGCGGGAAGCTGCCGAAGAGGCAGGGGTCCCGGCTGCGTCCGTCCGGCCCCGTTTGATGAGCGTGCTGGATCTTGGCGTCTGGTCATACTCCACCCTGACCGCGGACGTCACTGTTCCCTTTGAGCCGGTGATCAGCGACCAGGAGAGCCGTGAGCTGGCCTGGGTGCCTGTCGAAGGGGTCGAGTCCCTCCCGCTGCATCCGGCCTTCGCCACGTCATGGCCGCGGCTCAGGGCCCTGCTGCCGGTTCGCCCCGTGGTGGTGGTCGATGCCGCCAACGTCATGGGTTCCGTGCCTGACGGCTGGTGGAAGGACCGGGCCGGCGCTGCCGGGCGGCTGCTCGAGGCTGTGAGCGCCTTGGCGGTCCGGGGGATCCCCGCCGGCGTGCTGGGATTGCCTGAAGATGCGTGGTTTCCCGATTATGTGGTGGTGGTCGAGGGGAACGCCCGCGGAGTTGTCGCCCCGGATGTGCCGACCCCAACGGATGTGCAGACCCCGGCTGTGCCGGCGTCCGTGAAGTTGGTCCGTGCGGAGGGAGCCGGTGACGACGCCATTGTTGCCTGTGCCCGGCGGCTGGTGGATGAAGGTCGACGGGTCACGGTGGCCACCTGTGACCGCGGGCTTGCAGATCGCTGCGGTTCGGCCGGCGCCGGGATCATCGGCGCCGGGCAGCTGCGGAACGTGCTGGCTTACTGA
- a CDS encoding alanine racemase, with product MRGSPDHQPWRDPAAYWAARARAVAHLAAPAASLDVQALRFNAQDLLRRAGGTPLRVASKSLRVRGVVDALLALPGFSGILAFTLAEALWLAERCDDVVVGYPSADRAAIAHLVADEGLAARVTLMVDDESQLDLIDSVVPADHRPDLRVCLDADASWQAPVLGFIGTRRSPLHSEADAVDLARRIVSRPGFTLVGLMMYEGQVAGVGDAVPGAAGTNALMRWVQQRSMKELRRRRGAIVRRLRELADLEFVNGGGTGSVEATAADPSVTEITVGSGMFAGHLFDSYRSFTPAPAAAVALDVVRRPAPETATVLGGGWIASGPPGSSRVPLVVWPEGLRLLPREGAGEVQTPLSGRTASGLAVGDRIMLRHAKSGELSERINEYAVVDDGAVVAMLPTYRGEGRAFL from the coding sequence CTGCGGGGATCCCCGGACCACCAGCCGTGGCGGGATCCGGCGGCGTACTGGGCCGCCCGCGCCCGGGCCGTCGCCCATCTTGCCGCTCCGGCCGCGTCGCTGGATGTGCAGGCCCTGCGCTTCAACGCGCAGGACCTTCTCCGCCGTGCCGGCGGAACCCCGCTGCGTGTGGCCAGCAAGTCGCTGCGGGTTCGCGGGGTCGTGGACGCCCTGCTGGCGCTTCCGGGCTTTTCCGGCATCCTTGCCTTCACCCTCGCAGAGGCACTCTGGCTGGCTGAACGCTGCGACGACGTCGTTGTTGGCTATCCGAGTGCGGACCGCGCCGCAATTGCGCATCTTGTTGCCGATGAGGGGCTGGCCGCCAGGGTAACGCTCATGGTCGACGACGAGTCCCAGTTGGACCTGATTGACTCCGTGGTGCCGGCGGACCACCGGCCGGACCTGCGGGTCTGCCTGGATGCGGATGCCTCCTGGCAGGCGCCCGTGCTGGGGTTCATCGGAACCCGCCGCTCGCCCCTGCACAGTGAGGCCGACGCCGTGGACCTCGCCCGACGCATTGTCTCCCGTCCCGGATTCACACTGGTTGGACTCATGATGTACGAAGGTCAGGTCGCGGGGGTGGGCGATGCTGTTCCCGGAGCTGCAGGAACCAATGCGTTGATGCGCTGGGTTCAGCAGCGCTCCATGAAGGAACTGCGGCGGCGGCGCGGTGCCATTGTCCGCCGCCTGCGGGAGCTGGCGGATCTGGAGTTCGTCAACGGCGGCGGAACCGGATCCGTGGAGGCAACGGCTGCTGATCCGTCGGTCACCGAAATTACGGTCGGTTCGGGGATGTTCGCCGGACACCTGTTTGACTCCTACCGCTCTTTTACCCCGGCACCGGCTGCCGCCGTCGCGCTCGATGTGGTCCGCCGCCCCGCACCCGAGACCGCAACCGTATTGGGCGGCGGCTGGATTGCCTCCGGACCGCCCGGGAGCTCCCGCGTACCGCTCGTGGTCTGGCCTGAGGGGCTCCGGCTGCTGCCCCGCGAGGGTGCCGGAGAAGTCCAGACACCGCTGTCCGGCCGGACAGCATCCGGTTTGGCCGTCGGCGACCGCATCATGCTGCGCCATGCCAAGAGCGGGGAACTCTCCGAACGAATCAATGAGTACGCAGTGGTGGATGACGGCGCGGTTGTCGCTATGCTCCCCACCTACCGCGGGGAAGGCAGGGCGTTCCTGTGA